The Deinococcus koreensis genome window below encodes:
- a CDS encoding NAD(P)-dependent oxidoreductase: MRVLLPDLSEFRELSEVGERSVPGAELDYYRPGHVPAGPADGVVLWLATSATRDELLNLPGLKWVLTLTAGIDHVMERLPEGVRLFNANRLHERAVAVHALAGMLTAARGLHRFRDAQARREWAAPKNLNDSGLVGLDGVRVVLWGYGHIGRNLAELLSPFHAQVEGITSGTPEWKRDELLAQADWVVLLLPSTPDTRGIVNAQTLSLIRPGAWLSNLGRGNLIVAADLIAALESGQIAGAVLDVTDPEPLPADHPLWSQPNVILTPHIASTTTDLIRRGAGLTRDFLIDLQQGHEPEGLVESWRTY; this comes from the coding sequence ATGCGAGTGCTGCTGCCCGACCTGAGCGAATTCCGTGAACTGAGTGAAGTGGGCGAGCGCAGCGTGCCCGGCGCCGAGCTGGACTATTACCGCCCGGGGCACGTCCCAGCGGGGCCGGCCGACGGCGTGGTGCTGTGGCTGGCGACCTCGGCCACCCGCGACGAACTGCTGAACCTGCCGGGCCTGAAATGGGTGCTGACCCTCACCGCCGGCATCGACCACGTCATGGAGCGGCTGCCGGAGGGGGTCAGACTCTTCAACGCCAACCGTCTGCACGAGCGCGCGGTGGCCGTCCACGCGCTGGCCGGGATGCTCACGGCGGCGCGCGGCCTCCACCGCTTCCGCGACGCCCAGGCCCGCCGCGAGTGGGCGGCGCCGAAGAACCTGAACGACTCGGGGCTGGTCGGGCTGGACGGGGTGCGGGTGGTGCTGTGGGGCTACGGCCATATCGGGCGCAACCTGGCCGAACTGCTCTCGCCCTTCCACGCGCAGGTCGAGGGCATCACCTCGGGTACGCCGGAGTGGAAACGCGACGAGCTGCTCGCCCAGGCCGACTGGGTGGTGCTGCTGCTGCCCAGCACGCCCGACACGCGCGGCATCGTGAACGCGCAGACGCTCTCGCTGATCCGGCCCGGCGCCTGGCTGAGCAACCTGGGCCGGGGCAACCTGATCGTCGCCGCCGACCTGATCGCCGCGCTGGAAAGCGGCCAGATCGCGGGCGCGGTGCTCGACGTGACCGACCCGGAGCCGCTGCCCGCCGATCACCCGCTCTGGAGCCAGCCGAACGTGATCCTCACCCCGCACATCGCCAGCACCACGACCGACCTGATCCGCCGGGGCGCCGGCCTGACCCGCGATTTCCTGATCGATCTGCAGCAGGGCCACGAGCCGGAGGGCCTCGTCGAGTCGTGGCGCACGTACTGA
- a CDS encoding GNAT family N-acetyltransferase: protein MTEHAPPPPTGSGPAGPGGVTLRPLLDLSPAEWRVLHSFFRSRELADWNDAKPIHLPEWLFRRVMQDEERSGERAGFGILDEAGELIGSAELYDLRPPPPLSATVGTLGVMIGYPALWGRGYGRQAVSALLRWAFEERDSPLSRVRLTTFGHNRRAQRAFLACGFREVGRSERPGRTDVHMEITRSEWRTLNATG, encoded by the coding sequence ATGACCGAGCACGCCCCACCTCCCCCGACCGGCTCCGGGCCGGCGGGGCCGGGTGGCGTGACGCTCAGGCCGCTGCTCGACCTCTCGCCCGCCGAGTGGCGGGTGCTGCACTCCTTTTTCCGGAGCCGCGAACTGGCCGACTGGAACGACGCCAAACCCATCCACCTGCCCGAGTGGCTGTTCCGCCGGGTCATGCAGGACGAGGAGCGAAGCGGCGAGCGCGCGGGCTTCGGCATCCTCGACGAGGCCGGGGAACTGATCGGCAGCGCCGAACTGTACGACCTGCGCCCGCCGCCGCCGCTGAGCGCCACGGTCGGCACGCTGGGGGTCATGATCGGCTATCCGGCGCTGTGGGGACGCGGCTATGGCCGGCAGGCGGTCAGCGCCCTGTTGCGGTGGGCCTTCGAGGAACGCGACTCGCCCCTGAGCCGCGTGCGGCTGACCACCTTCGGGCACAACCGCCGGGCCCAGCGGGCGTTCCTGGCCTGCGGCTTCCGCGAGGTCGGGCGCAGCGAGCGTCCGGGCCGCACGGATGTCCACATGGAGATCACCCGCAGCGAGTGGCGCACTCTGAACGCCACCGGGTAG
- a CDS encoding 3'(2'),5'-bisphosphate nucleotidase CysQ, translating into MSTPTPPYAAELEAATRLALEAGALLLRYLRAGLTVEHKTSADDPVTAADRDASALITAGLAAAFPDDGLLSEEEADSPARLQQSRVWIVDPIDGTKEYASASPDYCVSIGLCVDGEPVLGVVYAPATDELFSAVVGQGVQKGGQRVNHAPAGSLRPGSWRIAVSDTEFQRELSRHDLPGMAPSGSIALKLARIAAGEADATFTMSPRSEWDIAAGHALLRAAGGELRRRDGAAIRYNAAQPQIEQGIIGGRPGALEWLEGELASRRLPTAHLRLDSAAPAWATLDGADRAALAGHPGVSIRHAGGRVLALLVVNPETREVERAEGDAFHLERLSRDVTRALGPISPTAR; encoded by the coding sequence ATGAGCACCCCCACCCCGCCCTACGCCGCCGAACTGGAGGCCGCCACCCGCCTCGCACTGGAGGCCGGCGCCCTGCTCTTGCGGTATCTGCGCGCCGGCCTGACGGTCGAGCACAAGACCTCTGCCGACGACCCGGTCACCGCCGCCGACCGCGACGCCTCGGCCCTGATCACCGCCGGCCTGGCCGCCGCCTTCCCGGACGACGGCCTGCTCAGCGAGGAGGAGGCCGACAGCCCCGCCCGCCTGCAGCAGTCCCGGGTGTGGATCGTCGATCCCATCGACGGCACCAAGGAATACGCCTCGGCCAGCCCTGACTACTGCGTCAGCATCGGCCTGTGCGTGGACGGGGAGCCGGTGCTGGGCGTGGTCTACGCGCCGGCCACGGACGAACTGTTCAGCGCCGTGGTGGGCCAGGGGGTTCAGAAGGGCGGTCAGAGGGTGAACCACGCTCCGGCCGGCTCGCTTCGGCCCGGATCATGGAGGATCGCCGTCTCCGACACCGAGTTCCAGCGGGAGCTGAGCCGCCACGACCTGCCCGGCATGGCCCCCAGCGGCAGCATCGCCCTGAAGCTGGCCCGCATCGCCGCGGGCGAGGCCGACGCGACGTTTACCATGTCGCCGCGCAGCGAGTGGGACATCGCCGCCGGTCACGCCCTGCTGCGCGCCGCCGGAGGCGAGCTGCGCCGCCGCGACGGCGCGGCCATCCGCTACAACGCGGCGCAGCCCCAGATCGAGCAGGGCATCATCGGTGGCCGGCCGGGGGCCCTGGAGTGGCTGGAGGGCGAGCTGGCCAGCCGCCGGCTGCCGACCGCCCATCTGCGGCTGGACAGCGCGGCCCCGGCCTGGGCGACCCTGGACGGGGCCGACCGGGCCGCGTTGGCCGGGCATCCCGGGGTGTCGATCCGCCACGCGGGCGGCCGCGTGCTGGCCCTGCTGGTCGTGAACCCCGAGACCCGCGAAGTGGAGCGTGCCGAGGGCGACGCCTTTCATCTGGAGAGACTGAGCCGCGACGTGACCCGCGCCCTGGGCCCGATTTCGCCCACGGCGCGCTAG
- a CDS encoding endonuclease III domain-containing protein encodes MTLTRFARPLSEQAPPPAHLSEIARRLAAEYLPEHRQGAPRPSRSREPLDGVIETILSQQNTAPITRRQFVALKEAYPRWEAALADGPDGIEGVLKAAGGGLSRLKAGYIHAALSHLEEAHGHLSLRAVHDLPDAEVRALLEGMPGVGMRTASCVLLFDLARPAMPVDTHIWRLAQRLELTPPTWNAVKVERWFDEVLPRDWEARYTFHVSAIRHGRATCRARHPRCDVCVLRGLCPSAALLGPAAMLGP; translated from the coding sequence GTGACCCTGACCCGCTTCGCGCGCCCCCTGAGTGAGCAGGCGCCGCCCCCCGCGCACCTGAGCGAGATCGCCCGGCGGCTGGCGGCCGAGTACCTCCCGGAGCACCGCCAGGGGGCGCCGCGGCCCTCACGCAGCCGGGAACCGCTGGACGGGGTCATCGAGACCATCCTGTCGCAGCAGAACACCGCGCCCATCACGCGGCGACAGTTCGTGGCCCTGAAAGAGGCCTATCCCCGCTGGGAGGCGGCGCTGGCCGACGGCCCGGACGGCATCGAGGGCGTGCTGAAGGCGGCGGGCGGGGGTCTGTCGCGCCTCAAGGCGGGCTACATCCACGCGGCGCTGAGCCATCTGGAGGAGGCGCATGGCCACCTCAGCCTGCGGGCGGTTCACGACCTGCCGGACGCCGAGGTGCGCGCCCTGCTGGAGGGGATGCCCGGGGTGGGCATGAGGACGGCGAGCTGCGTGCTGCTGTTCGATCTGGCCCGGCCGGCCATGCCGGTGGACACCCACATCTGGCGCCTCGCGCAGCGGCTGGAGCTGACGCCCCCCACCTGGAACGCCGTCAAGGTCGAGCGCTGGTTCGACGAGGTGCTGCCGCGCGACTGGGAGGCGCGCTACACCTTCCATGTCTCGGCCATCCGGCATGGCCGCGCGACCTGCCGCGCCCGCCACCCCCGCTGCGACGTCTGCGTGCTGCGTGGGCTGTGTCCCTCGGCCGCCCTGCTGGGCCCGGCCGCTATGCTCGGGCCATGA
- a CDS encoding DedA family protein, with protein sequence MESLIHTILAFSYIGIFLIVFAETGLLAGFFLPGDSLLIAAGLLAAGGQLNLWGVMAAVVAGGILGCISGYFIGQRFGPAIFRNQNSRFFKPQYVTQAQAFFKQYGLQAVILARFVPIVRTLVPTLAGISRMPLGIFTLYNVVGAALWGIGLPALAYSFGRLIPNLDQYILLIVGVILVLSVLPIVFKVLQSRRRPV encoded by the coding sequence ATGGAATCCCTGATCCACACCATTCTCGCCTTCTCGTACATCGGCATCTTCCTGATCGTCTTTGCCGAGACGGGGCTGCTGGCGGGCTTCTTCCTGCCCGGCGACAGCCTGCTGATCGCGGCCGGGCTGCTGGCGGCGGGCGGCCAGCTGAACCTCTGGGGCGTGATGGCGGCGGTGGTGGCGGGCGGCATCCTGGGCTGCATCTCCGGCTATTTCATCGGGCAGCGCTTCGGCCCGGCCATCTTCCGCAACCAGAACTCGCGCTTCTTCAAGCCGCAGTACGTGACCCAGGCGCAGGCCTTCTTCAAACAGTACGGCCTGCAGGCGGTGATCCTGGCGCGCTTCGTGCCCATCGTGCGAACCCTGGTGCCCACGCTGGCCGGAATCAGCCGGATGCCGCTGGGCATCTTCACGCTCTACAACGTGGTGGGCGCGGCCCTCTGGGGGATCGGGCTGCCGGCGCTGGCATACTCCTTCGGCCGCCTGATCCCGAACCTCGACCAGTACATCCTGCTGATCGTGGGCGTCATTCTGGTGCTCAGCGTGCTGCCGATCGTCTTCAAGGTGCTGCAGTCGCGCCGCCGGCCGGTCTAG
- a CDS encoding ATP phosphoribosyltransferase regulatory subunit — MRPVSPSAAPGSSPLPSRPAAGPPAHIPEGTRDVLPPEWAQREALRARLAGVFSAWGYRGVEVPALEYASAAHPQDALAFKLIDSGGQVLALRSEFTTAVGRLVRSRFPAGPFPLRLQYSGRLWLRALTSELGRLREFNQVGVELIGVDTVQSDTELLQLAAAALRDVQVGAQLEVGYPGFVDAVLADEGLSATAREELHSAIDRKSGADVDLLARRGGLGAGVTGTLHALTDLYGGPEVLDTAAGLARGERAQAALSHLRGVSERFGGPLLFDLGVSRRYDYYTGLTFRAYAPGLNQPVLGGGRYALEGGLPGAGFAMGLERLTRAIAATLPPEPEVVLALDLAGAEHARAAGLFAELAWTENREELARFSRARGIRRWIQGGQWSAAPEVGA; from the coding sequence ATGCGCCCCGTGAGTCCGTCCGCCGCCCCCGGTTCCAGCCCGCTGCCCTCCCGGCCCGCCGCCGGGCCACCGGCCCATATCCCGGAGGGCACGCGCGACGTCCTGCCGCCCGAGTGGGCGCAGCGCGAGGCCCTGCGCGCCCGGCTGGCCGGGGTCTTCAGCGCCTGGGGCTACCGCGGCGTGGAGGTGCCGGCCCTGGAGTACGCCAGCGCCGCCCACCCGCAGGACGCTCTGGCCTTCAAGCTGATCGATTCGGGCGGTCAGGTGCTGGCCCTGCGGAGCGAATTCACCACGGCGGTCGGGCGGCTGGTGCGCTCGCGCTTTCCGGCCGGCCCCTTTCCGCTGCGGCTCCAGTATTCGGGCCGCCTGTGGCTGCGCGCCCTGACCAGCGAACTGGGCCGCCTGCGCGAGTTCAATCAGGTGGGCGTGGAGCTGATCGGCGTGGACACCGTGCAGAGCGACACCGAGCTGCTGCAGCTGGCCGCCGCCGCGCTGCGGGACGTGCAGGTCGGCGCCCAGCTGGAGGTGGGCTACCCCGGCTTCGTGGACGCCGTGCTGGCCGACGAGGGCCTCTCGGCCACGGCGCGCGAGGAGTTGCACAGCGCCATCGACCGCAAGAGCGGCGCGGACGTGGATCTGCTGGCGCGCCGGGGGGGGCTGGGGGCCGGCGTGACGGGAACCCTGCACGCCCTGACCGACCTCTACGGCGGCCCCGAGGTGCTGGACACCGCTGCCGGCCTGGCCCGCGGCGAGCGTGCCCAGGCGGCCCTAAGCCACCTGCGCGGCGTCTCGGAGCGCTTCGGCGGGCCGCTGCTGTTCGACCTGGGCGTCAGCCGGCGGTACGACTACTACACCGGCCTGACCTTCCGGGCCTACGCTCCGGGCCTCAACCAGCCGGTGCTGGGCGGCGGGCGCTACGCCCTGGAAGGCGGGCTGCCGGGCGCCGGCTTCGCCATGGGCTTAGAGCGCCTGACCCGCGCGATCGCCGCGACCCTGCCCCCCGAGCCCGAGGTCGTGCTGGCCCTCGACCTGGCCGGGGCCGAGCACGCCCGCGCGGCCGGCCTCTTCGCCGAGCTGGCCTGGACGGAGAACCGGGAGGAGCTGGCGCGCTTCAGCCGGGCGCGCGGCATCCGGCGCTGGATTCAGGGCGGGCAGTGGAGCGCGGCCCCGGAGGTGGGCGCGTGA
- the hisG gene encoding ATP phosphoribosyltransferase, giving the protein MSPAPVYAPDHLTLALPKGRILEEAVSLLSRAGLPLSLPEKSRALRHEFPGVTLLELRNQDVPVYVDLGVADLGIVGKDVLIESGRAVFEPIDLRFAGCRLSLIREVGATAPINRVGTKYPRAARAYLNAQGIPAEIVKLSGNIELAALTGLAEAVIDLVQTGSTLRANNLEEVDVLFHSSARLIVNRAALKLRRERLRPLIERLRELVAVEQAVD; this is encoded by the coding sequence GTGAGCCCCGCCCCGGTGTACGCCCCGGATCACCTGACCCTGGCGCTGCCCAAGGGCCGCATTCTGGAGGAAGCCGTGTCGCTGCTGTCGCGCGCCGGGCTGCCGCTGAGCCTGCCCGAGAAGTCCCGCGCCCTGCGCCACGAGTTCCCGGGCGTGACCCTGCTGGAACTGCGGAACCAGGACGTGCCGGTCTACGTGGATCTGGGCGTGGCCGACCTGGGTATCGTGGGCAAGGACGTGCTGATCGAGTCGGGGCGGGCCGTGTTCGAGCCCATCGACCTGCGCTTCGCCGGGTGCCGCCTGTCGCTGATCCGCGAGGTCGGGGCCACCGCGCCGATCAACCGCGTGGGCACCAAGTACCCGCGCGCCGCCCGCGCCTATCTGAACGCCCAGGGCATCCCAGCCGAGATCGTGAAGCTGAGCGGCAACATCGAACTCGCGGCCCTGACCGGGCTGGCCGAGGCGGTCATCGACCTCGTGCAGACCGGTTCCACGCTGCGCGCCAACAACCTGGAGGAGGTGGACGTGCTGTTCCACTCCAGCGCGAGGTTGATCGTGAACCGCGCCGCCCTCAAGCTCCGGCGCGAGCGGCTGCGGCCCCTGATCGAGCGGCTGCGGGAACTGGTGGCGGTGGAACAGGCTGTGGATTAA
- a CDS encoding MalY/PatB family protein, which yields MTRLPPPGPHPADPRDVLDALALRHPDSIKWNHFPPDVIPMWIADMDFPVAPAILSALHERLNHGLGYHMMAGDPQLMPLLRAHLATQGLTDLPDDGIAMLPGVVPGLYATVHALTTPGEPVVTMTPIYHPFHLAITDLGRRVAGVPLREGEHGYEINWAAMDAAARGSRLLMLCHPHNPTGRVWTPLELEKLRDLALSRDLFVVSDELHADLRFSGQSFESFAADPRVRSRTITLTGPCKAYNAAGLGIGAMIGHNAGLVKRVKSTAGGLMGHEGALSVTMWRAALRDAGPWLAETVAYLKDNRDFLSAYLREHLPWVKFTPVEATYLAWLDLRAHPRAGDIQKFLLDEARVAVHDGPVFASDAWKAQYQGFIRLNFATSRAILTEALDRMREALDGGMEKRQETEPAF from the coding sequence ATGACGCGCCTGCCCCCCCCCGGCCCGCACCCCGCCGATCCGCGCGATGTGCTGGACGCCCTCGCGCTGCGCCACCCGGACTCAATCAAGTGGAACCACTTTCCGCCGGACGTCATTCCCATGTGGATCGCGGACATGGATTTCCCAGTGGCGCCGGCGATCCTCTCAGCCCTGCACGAGCGGCTGAACCACGGGCTGGGCTACCACATGATGGCCGGCGACCCCCAGCTGATGCCGCTGCTGCGCGCCCACCTCGCCACGCAGGGCCTGACCGATCTGCCCGACGACGGGATCGCCATGCTGCCGGGGGTCGTGCCGGGGCTCTACGCCACGGTGCACGCCCTGACCACCCCGGGCGAGCCGGTGGTCACCATGACGCCCATCTACCACCCCTTCCACCTGGCGATCACGGATCTGGGCCGGCGGGTGGCGGGCGTGCCGCTGCGCGAGGGCGAGCACGGCTACGAGATCAACTGGGCCGCCATGGACGCCGCCGCGCGGGGCAGCCGCCTGCTCATGCTGTGCCACCCGCACAACCCCACCGGGCGAGTCTGGACACCGCTGGAGCTGGAAAAACTGCGCGATCTGGCGCTGAGCCGCGACCTGTTCGTGGTCAGCGACGAACTGCACGCCGACCTGCGCTTCAGCGGCCAGTCCTTCGAGTCCTTCGCCGCCGATCCCCGCGTCCGCAGCCGCACGATCACCCTGACCGGCCCGTGCAAGGCCTACAACGCCGCCGGCCTGGGCATCGGCGCGATGATCGGACACAACGCCGGACTGGTGAAGCGCGTGAAGAGTACGGCCGGCGGCCTGATGGGCCACGAGGGCGCCCTGAGCGTGACCATGTGGCGCGCGGCCCTGCGGGATGCCGGCCCCTGGCTGGCGGAGACCGTGGCCTACCTGAAGGACAACCGCGACTTTCTGAGCGCCTACCTGCGCGAGCACCTGCCCTGGGTGAAGTTCACCCCGGTCGAGGCCACCTATCTGGCCTGGCTCGACCTGCGTGCCCATCCCCGCGCCGGCGACATCCAGAAGTTCCTGCTCGACGAGGCCAGGGTTGCCGTTCACGACGGCCCAGTCTTCGCCTCGGATGCCTGGAAGGCCCAGTACCAGGGCTTCATCCGCCTGAACTTCGCCACCAGCCGCGCCATCCTGACCGAGGCGCTGGACAGGATGCGCGAGGCGCTGGACGGGGGGATGGAGAAGCGACAGGAGACTGAGCCCGCGTTTTAA
- a CDS encoding 5'-methylthioadenosine/adenosylhomocysteine nucleosidase encodes MLAIIGAMDEEIELLLADLQAREDLKLPGVTLHRGTLDGVEVLLTRGGIGKVNAAMTTTHLLVQGATRVIFTGVAGGVHPELRVGDIVVSTDLVQHDVDVSALGYDLGTVPGEPPAWAADPELRQVAVQAARTVEGVTVMEGRVASGDQFIASPQGVARLWQSFGAACAEMEGAAVAQVCAKAGVPFVVIRSVSDTADTGAPVDYREFMPRVARHAKQVVRGMLARLSGTPGQPTDAG; translated from the coding sequence ATGCTGGCGATCATAGGGGCGATGGACGAGGAAATCGAGTTGCTGCTCGCGGATCTGCAGGCCCGCGAAGACCTGAAGCTGCCCGGCGTGACCCTGCACCGGGGCACGCTGGACGGCGTGGAGGTGCTGCTCACCCGTGGCGGGATCGGCAAGGTGAACGCGGCCATGACCACCACGCATCTGCTGGTGCAGGGAGCGACCCGGGTCATCTTCACGGGCGTGGCCGGCGGCGTGCACCCGGAGCTGCGGGTCGGCGACATCGTGGTGAGCACCGATCTGGTGCAGCATGATGTGGACGTGAGCGCCCTGGGCTACGACCTGGGCACCGTGCCCGGCGAGCCGCCGGCCTGGGCCGCCGATCCGGAGCTGCGGCAGGTGGCCGTGCAGGCGGCCCGCACGGTCGAGGGCGTGACCGTGATGGAAGGCCGGGTGGCGAGTGGCGACCAGTTCATCGCGTCGCCCCAGGGCGTGGCGCGGTTGTGGCAGAGCTTCGGGGCCGCCTGCGCCGAGATGGAGGGCGCGGCGGTGGCCCAGGTGTGTGCCAAAGCGGGCGTGCCCTTCGTGGTCATCCGGTCGGTGAGCGACACCGCCGACACCGGCGCCCCGGTGGATTACCGCGAGTTCATGCCGCGCGTGGCCCGCCACGCCAAGCAGGTCGTGCGGGGCATGCTGGCCCGGCTGTCGGGCACGCCCGGCCAGCCCACCGACGCCGGGTGA
- a CDS encoding CidA/LrgA family protein, protein MSDRGVDPGTPPAPRPPAPPDSITARLPAPARFVLGLGILLAFAAAGQALVALTRLPLPGSVVGMALLWGALGSGLIRLRWIADAADGLLGILGLLFVPATVGFIQYLAAGAAWGWWLLVMTAGLLVGAGLAGALASRLVRA, encoded by the coding sequence GTGAGCGACCGGGGGGTCGATCCCGGAACCCCGCCTGCACCCCGGCCGCCCGCTCCTCCGGACTCCATCACCGCCCGCCTGCCGGCCCCGGCGCGCTTCGTGCTGGGCCTGGGCATCCTGCTGGCGTTCGCCGCGGCGGGGCAGGCGCTGGTCGCGCTGACCCGGCTGCCCCTGCCGGGCTCGGTGGTGGGCATGGCCCTGCTATGGGGCGCCCTGGGCAGCGGGCTCATCCGCCTACGCTGGATCGCAGACGCCGCCGACGGCCTGCTGGGCATCCTGGGCCTCCTGTTCGTGCCGGCCACGGTGGGCTTTATCCAGTACCTCGCGGCGGGGGCGGCGTGGGGCTGGTGGCTGCTCGTGATGACCGCCGGGCTGCTGGTGGGCGCCGGGCTGGCCGGGGCGCTGGCCTCGCGGCTGGTGAGGGCATGA
- a CDS encoding LrgB family protein: protein MIWVTLSALAFALGTVLQLRVRSPLVNPTLVATLGVAAALLLFRVPYPTYLREVQPLQFLLAPAIVALAVPLYRLRALLARQWRALVVGGLSGTLAGVVVDVLLSRALNLSADAQRSLITAPATSPVALQLAAFTGAPPALAATLAVLSGLIGALLLPAVLTALGITHPLARGLAIGAVAHGVGTARAREEGELTGAASSIGMGLAALAVTLVVAVVSRS from the coding sequence ATGATCTGGGTCACGCTGAGCGCGCTGGCCTTCGCGCTGGGAACCGTGCTGCAACTGCGGGTGCGCTCGCCGCTGGTCAACCCGACGCTGGTCGCCACCCTGGGGGTGGCCGCCGCGCTGCTGCTCTTCCGGGTGCCCTACCCTACCTACCTGCGCGAGGTGCAGCCGCTGCAATTCCTGCTGGCGCCGGCCATAGTGGCGCTGGCGGTGCCGCTGTACCGGCTGCGGGCCCTCCTGGCGCGGCAGTGGCGGGCGCTGGTGGTCGGCGGCCTGAGCGGCACGCTGGCGGGCGTGGTCGTGGACGTGCTGCTGTCGCGGGCCCTGAACCTGAGCGCCGACGCCCAGCGCTCGCTGATCACGGCCCCCGCCACCAGCCCGGTGGCGCTGCAGCTGGCCGCCTTCACGGGGGCGCCGCCGGCCCTGGCGGCGACCCTGGCGGTGCTCTCGGGCCTGATCGGCGCGCTGCTCCTGCCGGCGGTGCTCACGGCGCTCGGGATCACCCATCCGCTGGCCCGGGGCCTCGCCATCGGCGCGGTGGCTCACGGCGTCGGCACCGCCCGCGCCCGCGAGGAGGGCGAACTCACGGGCGCGGCCAGTTCCATCGGCATGGGGCTCGCGGCCCTGGCGGTGACCCTGGTCGTGGCGGTGGTCAGCCGGAGCTGA
- a CDS encoding MOSC domain-containing protein, with protein sequence MELLSVCVGQPRAVRSKSGWSGIHKRPVDGAVWVGRLGLEGDHILDTENHGGVDQAVYLYTEQDYAYWAQALGRALEPGTFGENLLVSGLASAGVPIGQQLRVGAALLEVTAARVPCVTLAERMDDPGFVRRFREARRPGMYARVLQEGEVRAGDPVTWANQRPQHAPTILDDFEAFYRRHPDAATAVSSG encoded by the coding sequence ATGGAACTTCTGAGCGTCTGCGTGGGACAGCCGCGGGCGGTGCGGAGCAAGTCCGGCTGGAGCGGTATCCACAAGCGTCCCGTAGACGGCGCCGTGTGGGTGGGCCGGCTGGGCCTGGAGGGAGATCACATCCTGGACACCGAGAACCACGGCGGCGTCGACCAGGCGGTGTACCTTTACACCGAACAGGATTACGCGTACTGGGCGCAGGCCCTGGGCCGGGCGCTGGAGCCGGGCACCTTCGGCGAGAACCTGCTGGTCTCGGGCCTCGCCTCCGCGGGCGTGCCCATCGGCCAGCAGCTGCGGGTGGGCGCGGCGCTCCTGGAGGTCACCGCGGCCCGCGTGCCCTGCGTCACCCTGGCCGAGCGGATGGACGATCCGGGCTTCGTCAGGCGCTTCCGCGAGGCGCGCCGGCCCGGGATGTACGCCCGCGTGCTGCAGGAGGGTGAGGTGCGGGCCGGCGACCCGGTGACCTGGGCCAACCAGAGGCCCCAACACGCGCCGACCATCCTGGACGATTTCGAGGCCTTCTACCGCCGGCATCCGGACGCGGCCACGGCCGTCAGCTCCGGCTGA
- a CDS encoding TetR family transcriptional regulator C-terminal domain-containing protein, translating into MARTVNPILDRARRTALEKAAYLAIYQQGYAGVTLADIAAQAGVSRGTLVYHFGSRAGLLSAVMRRFTRTITVATRRALRQAATPDAKLRAYVDNQFYGVENTRRFYTVSLDFLAAATRDPALMAVQRDFLAETLALDLELARLAGPEGAEARARQLRALVEGLSVRFLADPEPDLQAYRADCLAGLRALLGERWG; encoded by the coding sequence ATGGCCCGAACCGTCAACCCGATCCTCGACCGTGCGCGGCGCACGGCGCTGGAAAAGGCGGCCTATCTGGCGATCTACCAGCAGGGCTACGCCGGGGTCACGCTGGCCGATATCGCCGCGCAGGCCGGGGTCAGCCGGGGCACGCTGGTCTACCATTTCGGCAGCCGCGCGGGGCTGCTCTCGGCCGTCATGCGCCGCTTCACGCGCACGATCACGGTGGCGACCCGGCGCGCCCTGCGGCAGGCGGCCACCCCCGACGCCAAGCTGCGGGCCTACGTGGACAACCAGTTCTACGGGGTCGAGAACACCCGGCGTTTCTACACGGTCTCGCTCGACTTCCTGGCCGCCGCCACCCGTGACCCGGCGCTGATGGCGGTGCAGCGTGATTTCCTGGCCGAGACCCTGGCCCTGGATCTGGAACTCGCGCGGCTGGCGGGGCCGGAAGGGGCCGAGGCGCGGGCCCGGCAACTGCGCGCGCTGGTCGAGGGCCTGAGCGTGCGCTTCCTGGCCGACCCGGAGCCCGATCTGCAGGCCTACCGCGCCGACTGCCTGGCCGGGCTCCGGGCCCTGCTGGGCGAGCGGTGGGGCTGA